The Paenibacillus polymyxa M1 DNA segment TCACCCTCATGAATTTTCATTAAAAGGTGAGAAAGCAGCTTTTATTGCAAACTTTCTTAGTTGAGTGATTCAGTTACTCCTGTGCCTGTTCCAAGGTACTCTTTCAGGCCATCGACAATACCTTCGGCAATCTTCTGCTGTGTTTCTTCTGTGAACATGGCCGCTTCATTTGACAGATTACTAAGGTAGCCACATTCCAGTAATACAGCGGGCATTTGTGATTTTCTCGTCACCACATGGTTTGCCACCTTAATACCGTTATCCTTAAACTCGGTTGCTGCTACAAGATGTTTGTGCATGATCGTGGCCAGGCTCAAACTTTCCTGACGTGCATAATAGGTTTCAGACCCATTAGCTTTTCCGTTATTAGAAGTTGGCATACTGTTACCATGAATGGAAACAAACACGCTAGCCTGCTGATTATTAGCGAGCTGTGGCCGTTCATCCAGTGTGGGATACGTATCTCCATTGCGAGTCAATACAATTTGAATATCAGGATCATTTTGGGCAAGCTGCTGGACTTTTAACGCTACCGCCAACGTAAATTCCTTCTCATGTCGTCCAGTCACACTGCCTGCTCCAGGGTCCTTACCACCATGTCCTGGATCAATTACGACGATTCGCCGTCCTTCGACATTCGTTGGAGCTACTATCTCCGGGTTCACACTACGTTCACGCAACTGAAGGGTGATATCACCTATGCCATTTGTTGAAAGATCGTAATCACGTGCCTTATTCAAAGCAATGACGATACGTGCGCCCCCTTTTGTTCCATCCGCAGGAGCAAATCTGATTTCCTGTACATCCTCACTGTAACTATTCACCAACGCCCGCGTGCCATCCTTACGAACCGGGAACGACTGGAGAAGATCTGTCGACAGTGAAGTCTCCGGTAAATCTACAACTATACGGTCAGGTCCTGTCATTTTGGATACTTTAGGAGTTAGGTCTTTGTTCAGAGAAATCTTTAACGTTTCATTCTCAAAAGAAATGTTTTGTACAAGCACCGCATTTGTAGTAGTCTGTTCTACATTCTGCTCCTTGGCAGTTGAAGGTACGGCTTCCGTATGCTTGTCTGCTTCAACCGGAGTTATTGTTGTCGCTGTTGCTGTAGACGTTTTATTTGTGCTTTTTGTACTCTGTGTTGACGTTTGCGACGGTTGTTGGGATTGAGACTGTTTATCCGCTGGTTGAGTTGCAATCTTCTGACTGAGATTTACGGA contains these protein-coding regions:
- a CDS encoding N-acetylmuramoyl-L-alanine amidase gives rise to the protein MKKYGWVILAAILIWLWPSSPHVNAAGAELFLDGKRVEAPAGAKPEMVNGKIMVPLRVVGEQLGYQFKWEPQAYKISIQKNSTDMSMYVGRTSADVNGKTVSLDAPPVLRGSSTMVPLRFVGEQMGLKVDWNNQNKSVNLSQKIATQPADKQSQSQQPSQTSTQSTKSTNKTSTATATTITPVEADKHTEAVPSTAKEQNVEQTTTNAVLVQNISFENETLKISLNKDLTPKVSKMTGPDRIVVDLPETSLSTDLLQSFPVRKDGTRALVNSYSEDVQEIRFAPADGTKGGARIVIALNKARDYDLSTNGIGDITLQLRERSVNPEIVAPTNVEGRRIVVIDPGHGGKDPGAGSVTGRHEKEFTLAVALKVQQLAQNDPDIQIVLTRNGDTYPTLDERPQLANNQQASVFVSIHGNSMPTSNNGKANGSETYYARQESLSLATIMHKHLVAATEFKDNGIKVANHVVTRKSQMPAVLLECGYLSNLSNEAAMFTEETQQKIAEGIVDGLKEYLGTGTGVTESLN